A stretch of Miscanthus floridulus cultivar M001 chromosome 13, ASM1932011v1, whole genome shotgun sequence DNA encodes these proteins:
- the LOC136500816 gene encoding putrescine hydroxycinnamoyltransferase 1-like, whose protein sequence is MTKQVVVVDTALVAPSEETPRQPLWLSNLDLAVPQTHTPLVYYYPAPAQGGAALRTGSFAPDRLRAALAGALVPFYPLAGRLGVGPDGRLQIECNSKGALFVVANADLTGTGVFDDYEPSAEVRRTFVPVAESGDATSSPMAMFQVTFLKCGGVVLGTAIHHAAMDGVGAFQFMQTWSGVARGLDVAEACGPQEPFHDRTLLRARCPPCPTSDHFVYSPAFLSGRPRPYVTRIYAVSPKLLADVKSRCAPGVSTYCAVTAHLWRCVCVARGLAPSADTRLGLPANVRHRLRPPLPRTFFGNAVVRDLVTAPVSTVLDSSLGSVAETIKKAVDRVDDAFARSVLDYLELQQNAAGGGGQQAPSREQLVPATDLWAVSWLGMAMYDADFGSGAPRFVAPAQMFGVGTAYMTPRGPDRDDGIAVLISLELEYLPCFEKVFFYNE, encoded by the exons ATGACGaagcaggtggtggtggtggacacagCGCTGGTGGCGCCGAGCGAGGAGACGCCGCGGCAGCCGCTGTGGCTGTCCAACCTTGACCTGGCCGTGCCGCAGACGCACACGCCGCTCGTCTACTACTACCCGGCACCGGCGCAGGGCGGCGCCGCCCTGCGCACGGGCTCCTTCGCGCCGGACCGGCTGAGGGCCGCGCTGGCCGGCGCTCTGGTGCCATTCTACCCACTCGCCGGGCGCCTCGGTGTTGGCCCGGACGGCCGGCTGCAGATCGAGTGCAACAGCAAGGGCGCGCTCTTCGTCGTCGCCAACGCGGACCTCACCGGCACGGGCGTCTTTGACGACTACGAGCCGTCGGCAGAGGTCAGGAGAACTTTTGTGCCGGTAGCGGAGTCCGGCGATGCGACCAGCAGCCCCATGGCCATGTTCCAG GTGACGTTTCTCAAGTGCGGCGGCGTGGTGCTCGGCACGGCCATCCACCACGCGGCCATGGACGGCGTCGGCGCGTTCCAGTTTATGCAGACGTGGTCCGGGGTGGCACGCGGACTCGACGTCGCGGAGGCGTGCGGGCCGCAGGAGCCGTTCCACGACCGGACGCTCCTCCGCGCACGGTGCCCGCCGTGCCCGACCTCGGACCACTTCGTCTACTCCCCGGCGTTCCTCAGCGGCCGCCCCCGGCCCTACGTGACCCGCATCTACGCCGTCTCGCCGAAGCTCCTCGCCGACGTCAAGTCCCGCTGCGCGCCCGGCGTGTCCACCTACTGCGCCGTCACCGCGCACCTGTGGCGCTGCGTCTGCGTCGCGCGCGGGCTGGCGCCTAGCGCGGACACCAGGCTCGGCCTGCCGGCCAACGTCCGGCACCGCCTGCGGCCCCCGCTCCCGCGCACCTTCTTCGGCAACGCCGTGGTGCGCGACCTCGTCACCGCGCCCGTCAGCACCGTCCTCGACAGCTCGCTGGGGTCCGTGGCGGAGACCATCAAGAAGGCGGTGGACCGCGTGGACGACGCCTTCGCGCGGTCGGTGCTGGACTACCTGGAGCTGCAGCAGAAtgcagcaggcggcggcggccagcAGGCGCCCAGCAGGGAGCAGCTGGTGCCGGCGACGGACCTGTGGGCGGTGAGCTGGCTGGGGATGGCCATGTACGACGCCGACTTCGGCTCGGGCGCGCCGCGGTTCGTCGCGCCGGCGCAGATGTTCGGCGTGGGCACGGCGTATATGACGCCGCGTGGTCCGGACAGGGACGACGGCATCGCCGTGCTCATCTCGCTGGAGCTCGAGTACCTGCCTTGCtttgagaaggtcttcttctatAACGAGTGA